The Synergistaceae bacterium genomic sequence GTTTGAATATCATTGCTTTTAGCTATTCTAACTTCAGGCCTTTTACTTCAAATTGGTATCAAACATCGACCGGGAAAATTCTTTCGTTGGGCTCCAGCGTTGGACTCCAGAAGGATAAACTTACGCTGTTTTGTGCTTCAGGATTCCTCGAAGGGCGGAGGCGAGAACCTGGGAAAAGTTCAGTCCTGCCGCGACGGCTGCCTCGTTCAGGTCGGCCGGTATCGTTAAAGTCTTCTTGACGTAGACGGGTTGAACCTCCTGACGGACCTGCGGCATCCAAACATCGACCAGGAAAATTCTTTCGTTGGGCTCCAGAGTGACAGCG encodes the following:
- a CDS encoding type II toxin-antitoxin system HicB family antitoxin, which produces MRDRYFFPAVFCYEENGISITFPDLPGCISCGDDDRDAVKMAEEALGLHLYNMELDNDPIPEPSQGSAVTLEPNERIFLVDVWMPQVRQEVQPVYVKKTLTIPADLNEAAVAAGLNFSQVLASALRGILKHKTA